ATTTATAAAACATGTTCTATttaattgaataatttttttgacttaaataattaaattaatataattttttaagcCATTTAATCATAagtgaataaaaaataataaaattattattttatttattttttttcatatatacttaACGATTACGTAGCGAAAGATttaatttgttgataaatttAAATCATAAGAGTTTTTTAGTAGTTTTTAAAAATACGGGGAATGAAGTGTCATTTTCAGGAAATTGAGAGGGTGTTTCTGAATTTTACTCTTTAAAATATCAAAGAAAAGTTTAAATCAGAAAACATACGTAGAAACAAAATTGAGATTAAAGTTTTGGAATAAAAGGTAAAAGAATAAGTTCAAGTAAAACAGTAAAAAGTCTTCAGAAAGACTTTCCGTCAAGAAGCAAAGATACGGCTGATACAGATTTGGCGCAACGTACAAGTGGGAACAGCGCGAGGTAGAAGGATTTTAAAGCAGGGGCCTGCTTGTcattccatatttaaatttatctTCAGGGGTTCAGGCGTTTCTCTTAGCAAGCAAATAAAAAATAGGAAAGGCCATGGACTGTTGTTACTGCTTCAAGTTTCCAACTCTATAAGCGGTTGCTCTTCTTGGTAGATTTGGTGTTGGTGGGTGGTCCTCATTTTTCTCCTCAAACCCTTATTTATTCtcaaaatcaattttttcttTCTGGGTGTTGCTCGATTTCTGGGTATGTTTCCGATGCTCTGATGCTTGCTGTCACGGTGATTTTGTagtgggttgggggggggggggggggggtgggggtgggggggggtggggggggggtggggggggttGGGGGTgggtgtgggggggggggtgggggtgggggggggtggggggggggggggggggggggggggggggggggtgggggggggggtgggggggggggggggggggggggggggggggggggtggggggggggggggtgggggggggggggggggggggggggggggggggggggggggggggggggggggggggggggggggggggggggggggggggggggggggggggggggggggggggggtgggggggggggggggggggggggggggggggggggggggggggggggggggggggggggggggggggggggggggggggggggggggggggggggggggggggggggggggggggggggggggggggggggggggggggggggggggggggggggggggggggagagggggggtgggggggggggggggggttctgaTCCATAATTGgtactggagagagagagagagagagagagagagagagagagagagagaggagagatggGGGACAAGCCTGAAGTTCTGGAGGCTGTGTTGAAGGAAGCTGTAGATTTGGTAATAGATCTGAACTGATGGATGTTTTTGTTGGTTTTTCTGTGTGTGAGTTGTTTCGTTTCATTACAATTTTAACTGTTTTGAGTGCAGGAAAACATACCTATTGAGGAAGTCTTTGAGAATCTAAGATGTAACAGAGAGGGTCTTACCACAGAGGCTGCTCAGGAGAGACTAACCATCTTTGGGCACAACAAGCTTGAGGAGAAAAAGGTGCTGCTTCATCTTCTAACCTCCCTTCTTCTCTGTTGTCAATTTATGCTTTTTGATCATTATCTACTGAAAACACCGCTAATCCAGACTTTTAACTGTTTGTCCTGTCAAAGATCGAACTGTTCTTTCTAAAATTCAGTTGTTGATTCTTTCGCCTTCTAAAAAATTACCTGTTTTGGGCGTATTTCAGGAGAGTAAATTCTTGAAGTTTTTGGGGTTTATGTGGAATCCTCTCTCATGGGTTATGGAAGCAGCTGCTATCATGGCGATTGCCCTTGCCAACGGTGGAGTGAGTACTTGCTTCATTTTCTCCTCAATTGTCTTCATTTTTGGGTGAATTTATTGGATTACACCTTGTTAATCTTTGCAGGGGAAGCCTCCAGATTGGCAAGACTTCGTGGGCATCATTACTTTGCTTTTCATAAACTCCACAATTagtttcattgaagaaaataatGCGGGTAATGCTGCGGCTGCTCTAATGGCTCGGCTTGCTCCCAAAGCCAAGGTAATTCAAGCGACTCAAAAATGTATTCAGTTTTGATATGATTAGAATTTTGATATAATGCAATTACCATTAGCGAGTTAATGGctgataatattattatatttttccaaTTTTGCCATGATATGTGTGCATATTCTTGTGCCAGTTTCATGTCTGATAAAATTGATGTGCAGGTTCTTCGAGATGGACGGTGGAGTGAGGAAGATGCTTCTGTTTTAGTTCCAGGCGACATAATTAGTATCAAGCTGGGAGATATTATTCCTGCTGATGCTCGCCTTCTTGATGGTGATCCTTTGAAAATTGATCAGGTGGGTATCTGCTATTTGCCTTCTTATGTTGTTCATAACCGTATTTTTTGTTTAATTGGTCATGAGCCTTGACAAAGTTTTGGCTTTTGCAGTCTGCGCTGACAGGCGAGTCCCTTCCCGTGACAAAAGGTCCTGGAGATGGTGTTTACTCTGGTTCAACTTGTAAACAGGGGGAGATCGAAGCGCTGGTCATTGCCACTGGTGTGCACACCTTTTTCGGAAAGGCTGCTCACCTTGTTGATTCCACTAACCAAGTGGGCCACTTTCAAAAGGCAGGGAGATAGTTTCTTGGATTTCACATGCTGCCATTGTTATTGGTTTCTATATGTTACTTTTTAGgcaaataaaaatgatttaatgAAATTTAATTGAAAGAAGGATTAACGGCAAACCAAAATGAGTGGGAGAAAAATCATCCGTCCACCTGGCACCAATTAGAGGGGATCCACCAATCCAGGCTTAGCTGATATTGTTGTTGAAtttactctttttatttcatCAATCTGATAACATTTTGCAGGTACTGACTGCAATTGGTAACTTCTGTATATGTTCAATTGCCGTGGGAATGTTAGTAGAGATCTTTGTCATGTATCCCATTCAAGATCGGGCCTATCGTCCTGGGATTGATAATCTTCTTGTGCTTCTCATTGGAGGCATTCCAATTGCCATGCCTACTGTTCTGTCAGTGACAATGGCCATTGGTTCCCATCGCCTGTCTCAGCAGGTTCATCAATTTTTCTACGACTTCTTTAATGACTGGTTTGGAGTAGGGGACAAAATGGTGATGCAAATTGATAATGACTGCAGGGGGCTATCACAAAGAGGATGACAGCAATTGAAGAGATGGCGGGCATGGATGTGCTTTGCAGTGACAAGACTGGAACCCTTACTTTAAACAAGCTGACTGTTGACAAAAATCTTATTGAGGTTGATTAGGGGATGCTGTTGGTTACAAAAGCATTTCTCCACAAGTGTAATGTGGTTTGTTCTTATTGTGTGATTAAATGTTCACCAGGTTTTCACCAAAGGAGTTGATGCGGATACTGTTGTTTTGATGGCGGCTCGTGCCTCCCGGGTGGAAAACCAAGATGCAATTGATTCTGCTATAGTTGGTATGCTGGCTGATCCAAAAGAGGTAGTTGATTTATATCagtggtttaattttttttttttaatttatatgtcTGTTGGGATTTCCACTAATTTATTCCCtgtttattttctttaatttttgtcaCCTTTGTCCTCCTACTGAAAGGCACGAGCTGGCATTCAAGAGGTGCACTTTTTGCCTTTTAATCCGACTGATAAGCGAACAGCATTGACTTATATTGACGGTGAAGGGAAAATGCATAGGGTTAGCAAAGGTGCACCAGAACAGGTATATCATTATTACATTTCACTAATTGACTTCTTTATGGTGGTCGGTTGTTTATGCTAATTCCTGTCGACGATGTGGTTATTAGATTCTTAATCTCGCACGTAACAAGTCAGATATAGAGCGCAGAGTTCATGCTGTGATTGATAAGTTTGCAGAGCGAGGGTTACGGTCACTTGCTGTGGCATATCAGGTAATTGAAATTCTATTCCTTTTTGTTGATCTGTTATCCAATTGTAAATTGATTATGATTATTCTGTTTCATTGTTGATTTTGCTTATCATAAGCTAATAGTTTTATTGGATCTTAACATTTTTGGTGCAGGAGGTTCCAGAGGGAAGGAAAGAGAGTGCTGGAGGCCCATGGCAGTTTGTTGGCCTCATGCCTCTCTTTGACCCACCTAGACATGATAGTGCAGAGACAATAAGAAGAGCTTTAAATCTTGGAGTTAATGTTAAAATGATTACTGGTTAGTCCTGTTTTGAAGTTTGAAGCCACAATTTAGCTTGTAGTGCTATATTGAATTGTGTGCCAGTATCTTGGAAAATCTTGAATCAAATTAAAATGGCTTGAGACCTGTGGCACCTGTTTGATAGAATGTGGCTTGAGATGAAGTGTTTTTCCTGTGTCCTTGATCATGCTTATACCAAACTGCAGGCGCTTGGTTTGAGAGTTCTGGGATTGGTACCATTTTACCTTGACTTAACCTCCTGATTACCACCATTTTGTTTTTCCTATATTgctattttaaaaattcaaatatagGTGGATGCATTTTAGATATCTTAAATGGAAATTTGACACTTTAATTATGTAGGAAGGTGCAAGCAACTGCTTTGCCATGAGACCAAttttgatgtttttctttccttatttcGTCATTTAATTTGGCTGATTTTATACTTGATTTTTGTTTGAgcaattaattattttattttagtggTAGTGTAGTTTTGGACCTTCTGTATAATGTATGAATCTTGGGAGAAGACCTTGACAGGTTATTTGCATAATTTTTGCTTGGGTGGTCTTGCCTTGGCATACTTGGTAGTGTAATAGAGAACTTGTTTATCATAGTCAGGTTGATTTCAATACAGAAATTTTAGATAGCTGCTTATATTTTTGTTTAGATAGTTGAAAGAACCATTGTAATATTTAACTATAAATTTTCATGAGGCAATTTGATATTACAATTAAGTAATTCTAAGATttgaaatattaggtttatgaaGAAAATAGTTAGGAGATTGCAAATGGTCATTCTGCTCCGTCAATAGTTTTTAAGTGATTAAAAAATAGCTGTTCCTTTTACATAAACTACATTATAGAGTTCTAACGTCACTTGTTGCATGGGTATCAATATTTACTCAATTAATTTAAAAACTATTAATtacttcaaatttttttaatacattaaatgcaaaaattattaatttacttGAATTTCTgctatatataagtatatttagtGGCACTTTTCAATGTtcataattttattgaaaaatttcaatattaatATGTGCCATTTACTTATAGAAAAaactgttataattttttttttttgaaaaaatgatgtATAAGTAATTCAAGTCAATATGAATGTATCtcttccacttttttttttttctttttccaaaatattttttatttttgtttttttgcctctgcataaaagcagggaTAAGGCTGTGCACATTGCGACGACTCTCCCCCTACCCGCTCAAAGTGGGGATTGCAATGCCcttttttatatttgtatttatattttaaaattttctgtgCACACACATGCATTGTGTATGTGCCTGTCATTGGTTAGTAATTTGAAGTTTTTCATAAAGAGTATTAAAGATTCTTTTTTACATGAATGATAAAATTTAAGTCACAATTTTCACAATATACGTAATTATGTTTttagtttaaatatttttagatatgagaaaattttttaatgCATAAAAAATTTGTAGTTAAAGGACATTGATTTTTGGTGATTGTTTACATTATATAGTTTATTTAAAAGTGGGTgtgataatttaaaaaaaaaaagcttgaaaactagaaataaatttttttttttttggattagtGAATATAAAATTCATAAAGGTGCACCAAGTGCCAAGAAAAGAAATCACCTGCAAATCAGTGTCAAAAAAATCTAGAATATGATGTGAGTATATCATGTGCTGTCGACAATGCCATAATAGTGTCACTTCATTTATGCTTGATCATATTTAGCGGTGTAGCTGATTTTGCGAAGGTTCTTCCACTTCTTACCCTCGATTCCAGAATATGGCAAGGGGAATAAGAGTCGAAAGTTGTCTTTCTTTCATTAATTGGCTGAAAGCCTTTCCTAGCCCAGATTTCTTTATCCACTGTCATAGCAGTGACACGCTGCTGCCTGGACAGTGCAGTGGCGAAATCTTAGAGGTGTCAGGTAGTGTAGAAGAATATGCTCATCTGTCTCAGCATCTTCCATGCACAGATAGCATCTGTTAACCTGGGGAAGCCCCCCTTTTCTGCATGTTATTTATTTTGAGGATCTTTCCAAGGTTGCCTCCCAAGcgaaaaagaaaaaacaacctTTGTGGGGTGTGAATCTTCCAAGTAAGGTTCTGCTGAAACTTTCGCTGGCTACTGCTGGAGATATGCATTTCCTGTAGTAGCACATTTTAAAGGTCCACCTTGGCTCATTAGGTATGTTTGGGAAACAAACTGTGTATAGGCTGCTAAAGAAATCCACAAAGCTCTCAAAATGCCACAAAACTCTCCCAATCATGGGCATTCCTCACGAGTTGAATGTCCGAGGTGATCCCATTGGCTGAAGATGAGGTGGCTGCTTATAAGTGCATCTTTGTGGCAAGCCATGATAAAAATAGTAGGAGACTTCGTGCTAAGAGGAGATGGGCGACACCAAATCTCACTCCGAAAGAAAATGTTGTCCCCACTTCCTGTGTTAAATTTGATAGAGGAGAAAAAATCTTAATAATCCTTCTGAATGTATTTGCAAATACCTATGTTATATGATTCCAAGCTTCTTTATAAGTTCAACTGTTTTGGTCTTGACCTTGTTTTGAAACAATAGTCTTTGCCCAAAAAGCCATTGATGAAGGTCCTTTCAAATTGTCTTAGCATGGGGATGAATCATAGAGAAGTGGAAGTCTCCCAGCAGACTGTACCTTCAGTTTTTCTTCACCATACTTCTAAAAACTGATTCAAGAACCTGAAGAATAGTCAAATCAACTTCTTGATGATCGTTCATTCAAGgccaaatattttcaagattgaGAGGCAAGATAAGAAGCATCACTCAATTTGAACATGTGCACtctatttttcttgtattttcttaaTTCTCTTTAATGTTTGCTGAGTCTCTCGTGTATCTTTGTGCTGCGAGCTAGGTTTATAAATAGGGAAGAACAGCTAGGATTAATCATATGCTTGAAAGATTCTCCAAAGTTCCAAATGCTCCTTGCTTGTCTTGGAGCTTTCCTTATCCTTCGTTTAACAAAAATGTAGCAAACACATTCCACAATTTAAGGAAACACAAATATTCAACTTGATATTTGAGACAACAAGAAATTGAGGATATTTTGGAGATGCTGCTATTTCAAAATTAACAGcatgcattttaatttcaaacacTTAAATATCAATTTTTTAAGCTCATGAAATCATACCTAACTTGTACCCATCTTTAGTAAAAATATATAAGTAAAAAAGAATTTCAAAAATATTCTGAAAATGATTATTTAACAAAAACAATTATCACACAACATTTGGAGCCATTAAAATAATGTGAAATATGTGAATAATGCACAGATCccttaatttgaaaatatttcaacatataTTATTCACAGATATTTCAACATTGGTGGACCtttattcatttaaaaaaaaaaaaataaatacatttcCTTCTTTCCCAAATTCTTGCCAAATCGAAATAGAGACAAATGATAGGTTGAATATGTGGCTTTTATAGTAAAACAAAAGCCTATAAAATTCGAACTGAGTCATCTTAttatttcttgtaaatttatttatttttaattcaaaaacatCCAAGATTAGGGGCTTTCGTGCTTGgaattacatttttttttggtAGTTTATTGCAGAGATAGAGTATAAATGTAGATAAATTGATATATTCTTTtctttataaaaataaaagattggtAACTTTATAAAGTAAATAATTAATTGGGAAAAATCTAtggagcctttttttttttttaataaaaaaataattatgtttcgtattcttttaaaaaaattcaactctaaatcaaaataaaGATACATGTTTGGTTGAAATATGTGGGCTTCTTATATTAAAAAAATCCATTAAAATTTAAAGTAGGATGTATATATAGTTTCAAttgaatttttattcaaaatttccaAGAATTAAGCGTAGCAATTTTTTCTCCAATGTACAATATTTGTAAATACATGCTCAGTATTCTCAACAATAGTAATGACCCCTTGAGTTTGCCATGTGATGAATCTATAAAATATGACTGGAGGAGTGTAGATTTCTAACCCAGGGCCCAACACCCTTCTTGAATTAAAAGCTCGAGTTGTTGAGCCGACCATCATGGTTCCTTCTCAGCCTGTTATCATTGCAAAACCAACCAGAAATTCCACCTTTGCTTTTCGTTATGTGAGAAATGAATGGCAATAGCTGAAAACTTCAAAAATAGAAATGTGCCTTTCATTTTGCCTCTAACTACAAGGAACAAATGAGATATTGTCAAAGATCAAGtattgaagaagaagaatttCAGTTGATTTAGGTTTTGCATGACAAAGGAGGTACCATAGACAGTATTAGGATGTAGAGATGGTGGAGCCATCAAATGGCAGGTCTTTTTAATgcaatatattatatagtataacTGCAATGTTACCGAGAATGCCGAATGTTTTGGTTCTTGGAATGGGACCATGGCACGATGCATTCTCTAAAATGTGGAATGTTAAATGTATACTTATAGACACACATTGGTGAAAATTATGTAATGACACGTGTATTTTTGTGGAGGATGTCGAGATGTTTATAAATCTAGaagagattttattttttgaaatatatttataGTGACTATTATTATACAGTGATAATTCTCCATTTTAACTACTAAAACATATGCTATATGAAAGTACAGAATTGAAACATTGGTTCAATAGAGGTAGCATACTGGAATGGAAGTATACGACATTTCACAATGCTTGTACCAATTCATTATTAGCTAGAGTGTTAGCATTTTTCTAGGAACTGAGGataagagtaaatatataatttaaattatctATATATTGTATAAATACTACATGAAGTATGCATGAAAGTATGTAAGATTATGAGAAATTTGGTATAACTGAATCTTTGTTTAATCCTAGCTTAAAAAGGCATTTGTGTTTTTGGAGGTGCCTATGCAAGGAGACATTTTAGTCCCAATTCTCCCACTGAGAGTTCTCCCCAGGGTGATCGTCATCCCACCCTTGGTGCTTGGCAGTGGGGTAATGATCATTGGGTTAGGTAGTGATCTCATACTAGAGGTGATTTCTGATTACCACCATTTAAGTTCATTGATGTGCAACTGAAGGAGTGATCCCCTCATCTCTACATGGACCTTTATTTTGGGTTTTTTAGTACAAAATTTTGAGGTTCATCACcccatcccaaacaccagta
The Malania oleifera isolate guangnan ecotype guangnan chromosome 13, ASM2987363v1, whole genome shotgun sequence DNA segment above includes these coding regions:
- the LOC131146505 gene encoding ATPase 11, plasma membrane-type isoform X2 → MGDKPEVLEAVLKEAVDLENIPIEEVFENLRCNREGLTTEAAQERLTIFGHNKLEEKKESKFLKFLGFMWNPLSWVMEAAAIMAIALANGGGKPPDWQDFVGIITLLFINSTISFIEENNAGNAAAALMARLAPKAKVLRDGRWSEEDASVLVPGDIISIKLGDIIPADARLLDGDPLKIDQSALTGESLPVTKGPGDGVYSGSTCKQGEIEALVIATGVHTFFGKAAHLVDSTNQVGHFQKVLTAIGNFCICSIAVGMLVEIFVMYPIQDRAYRPGIDNLLVLLIGGIPIAMPTVLSVTMAIGSHRLSQQGAITKRMTAIEEMAGMDVLCSDKTGTLTLNKLTVDKNLIEVFTKGVDADTVVLMAARASRVENQDAIDSAIVGMLADPKEARAGIQEVHFLPFNPTDKRTALTYIDGEGKMHRVSKGAPEQILNLARNKSDIERRVHAVIDKFAERGLRSLAVAYQEVPEGRKESAGGPWQFVGLMPLFDPPRHDSAETIRRALNLGVNVKMITGDQLAIGKETGRRLGMGTNMYPSSALLGQNKDESIAALPIDELIEKADGFAGVFPEHKYEIVKRLQARKHICGMTGDGVNDAPALKKADIGIAVADATDAARSASDIVLTEPGLSVIISAVLTSRAIFQRMKNYTIYAVSITIRIVLGFMLLALIWKFDFPPFMVLIIAILNDGTIMTISKDRVKPSPTPDSWKLSEIFTTGVILGSYLAMMTVIFFWAAYKTDFFPRVFGVSTLEKTAHDDFRKLASAIYLQVSIISQALIFVTRSRSWSFVERPGLLLVVAFVVAQLIATLIAVYANWSFAAIEGIGWGWAGVIWLYNLIFYIPLDFIKFVIRYALSGRAWDLVIEQRIAFTRQKDFGKEARELKWAHAQRTLHGLQPPDTKMFNDRTSFADLNQMAEEAKRRAEIARLRELNTLKGHVESVVRLKGLDIDTIQQAYTV
- the LOC131146505 gene encoding ATPase 11, plasma membrane-type isoform X1 yields the protein MGDKPEVLEAVLKEAVDLENIPIEEVFENLRCNREGLTTEAAQERLTIFGHNKLEEKKESKFLKFLGFMWNPLSWVMEAAAIMAIALANGGGKPPDWQDFVGIITLLFINSTISFIEENNAGNAAAALMARLAPKAKVLRDGRWSEEDASVLVPGDIISIKLGDIIPADARLLDGDPLKIDQSALTGESLPVTKGPGDGVYSGSTCKQGEIEALVIATGVHTFFGKAAHLVDSTNQVGHFQKVLTAIGNFCICSIAVGMLVEIFVMYPIQDRAYRPGIDNLLVLLIGGIPIAMPTVLSVTMAIGSHRLSQQGAITKRMTAIEEMAGMDVLCSDKTGTLTLNKLTVDKNLIEVFTKGVDADTVVLMAARASRVENQDAIDSAIVGMLADPKEARAGIQEVHFLPFNPTDKRTALTYIDGEGKMHRVSKGAPEQILNLARNKSDIERRVHAVIDKFAERGLRSLAVAYQEVPEGRKESAGGPWQFVGLMPLFDPPRHDSAETIRRALNLGVNVKMITGDQLAIGKETGRRLGMGTNMYPSSALLGQNKDESIAALPIDELIEKADGFAGVFPGNLFITITVGICIDFSQVETFIFFGGLCLYLLTCYGIISEHKYEIVKRLQARKHICGMTGDGVNDAPALKKADIGIAVADATDAARSASDIVLTEPGLSVIISAVLTSRAIFQRMKNYTIYAVSITIRIVLGFMLLALIWKFDFPPFMVLIIAILNDGTIMTISKDRVKPSPTPDSWKLSEIFTTGVILGSYLAMMTVIFFWAAYKTDFFPRVFGVSTLEKTAHDDFRKLASAIYLQVSIISQALIFVTRSRSWSFVERPGLLLVVAFVVAQLIATLIAVYANWSFAAIEGIGWGWAGVIWLYNLIFYIPLDFIKFVIRYALSGRAWDLVIEQRIAFTRQKDFGKEARELKWAHAQRTLHGLQPPDTKMFNDRTSFADLNQMAEEAKRRAEIARLRELNTLKGHVESVVRLKGLDIDTIQQAYTV